GCCATTAACGACCTGGCTGATACGGCTACGCTTGCGCATCTGTTTAAGTACGATTCGGTACACCGCACATTTAACGGTACGGTAAAGGCTGATGCCGGTAACCTTTACATCAACGGCAAGCCAATAAAGGTTATAAGTGAAAAGGAACCTGCTAACCTGCCCTGGGCCGAATTGGATGTGGACCTGGTAATTGAATCGACAGGAAAGTTTACCTCAAAAAAAGCGGCTGAACAACACCTGCGGGCCGGCGCCAAACAGGTCATTATATCCGCCCCATCCGCCGATAAAAGCATACCTACTATCGTTATTGGTGTTAACGATGAGCAGATCGATCTGCATGCACCCATTTTATCCAATGCATCGTGTACCACTAATAATGTAGCTGTGATGGTGAAGATACTGGACGATAACTGGGGTATTATCGACGGCTATATCACTACGGTGCATTCCATGACCGGCGACCAAAGCCTGCACGATGCGCCGCATAAGGATTTGAGAAGGGCACGGGCGGCATCCGGGTCAATCATCCCGACGACGACAGGGGCCGCTAAGGCTATAACACATATTTTTACACATCTCGACGGGAAATTAGGTGGTGCGGGTATACGCGTGCCGGTGCTCAACGGGTCGCTTACCGACTTTACCTGTAGCCTTAAAAAACTGCCAATGGTCGGCGAGATAAACCTTGCATTCAGGCAGGCCGCTAA
Above is a window of Mucilaginibacter ginsenosidivorans DNA encoding:
- the gap gene encoding type I glyceraldehyde-3-phosphate dehydrogenase — translated: MRVAINGFGRIGRIFLRNIISNPEIQVVAINDLADTATLAHLFKYDSVHRTFNGTVKADAGNLYINGKPIKVISEKEPANLPWAELDVDLVIESTGKFTSKKAAEQHLRAGAKQVIISAPSADKSIPTIVIGVNDEQIDLHAPILSNASCTTNNVAVMVKILDDNWGIIDGYITTVHSMTGDQSLHDAPHKDLRRARAASGSIIPTTTGAAKAITHIFTHLDGKLGGAGIRVPVLNGSLTDFTCSLKKLPMVGEINLAFRQAANGSMKDILEYTEDPIVSTDILGNPHSCIFDSKLTSVVGGLVKVVGWYDNEMGYSSRLADLVAKISVAKHDQVYTG